Proteins from a genomic interval of Cucumis melo cultivar AY chromosome 7, USDA_Cmelo_AY_1.0, whole genome shotgun sequence:
- the LOC107992297 gene encoding anthocyanidin 3-O-glucosyltransferase 2-like: MQSLCSSSANDRLRFFTLPEQPIPGDAKKVTILKPLVESQKQNVADAVANLIAAPDSPTLAGFVVDMFCIPMVDVAKQFSVPTFVFYTSSASFLSLLFHLQELYDHEFNHNMDQLLNSATEFAVPGFKNPIPRKVISTMFYDKETNEWAFDIARKFREASGFLVNTFSELESGAINWFANQNLPPVYAVGPILNLKEKNPQIKRDEILKWLDEQPPSSVVLLCFGSMGMFNESQSKEIADALERSGVRFIWSIRQVPPESVLPEGFVGRTRGRGKVMGWAPQMEILEHPATGGFVSHCGWNSVLESLWSGVAVATWPMYAEQQLNAFQLAVELGVAVEVSLDYSMVGAGEEELRAEKIEAGIRKLMEGSEEIKKAVMVKSEESKKATMEDGSSFNDLNRFINHVFHNINTH; encoded by the coding sequence ATGCAATCTCTCTGTTCCTCCTCTGCCAACGATCGCCTTCGATTCTTCACTCTCCCGGAGCAACCCATCCCCGGCGACGCCAAAAAAGTCACCATCCTCAAACCCCTTGTCGAATCCCAGAAACAAAATGTCGCCGACGCCGTCGCTAATCTCATCGCCGCGCCGGATTCCCCTACACTCGCTGGCTTCGTCGTCGACATGTTCTGTATTCCAATGGTGGATGTTGCCAAACAATTTTCTGTTCCCACTTTCGTCTTCTACACTTCTAGTGCTTCgttcctttcccttctcttccaTCTTCAAGAACTCTACGACCATGAATTCAATCACAACATGGACCAATTGCTCAACTCTGCAACAGAGTTCGCCGTCCCGGGTTTCAAGAATCCGATTCCGAGGAAAGTGATTTCCACCATGTTTTACGATAAGGAAACGAATGAATGGGCATTCGATATCGCTCGCAAGTTCAGAGAAGCAAGTGGGTTTTTAGTCAACACATTTTCCGAGCTCGAATCCGGTGCAATTAACTGGTTCGCCAATCAGAATCTCCCGCCGGTGTATGCCGTCGGACCCATTTTGAATCTGAAGGAAAAAAATCCTCAAATAAAACGGGATGAGATATTGAAGTGGTTAGACGAGCAGCCGCCGTCGTCGGTGGTGCTCCTCTGTTTCGGATCAATGGGAATGTTCAACGAATCTCAAAGCAAAGAGATTGCAGATGCCTTAGAGCGAAGTGGAGTCCGATTCATCTGGTCCATACGGCAGGTACCACCGGAGAGCGTTCTGCCGGAAGGGTTCGTGGGTCGAACAAGGGGAAGGGGAAAGGTGATGGGGTGGGCGCCGCAGATGGAAATATTGGAACATCCGGCGACGGGAGGGTTTGTGTCGCACTGCGGGTGGAATTCAGTGCTGGAGAGTTTGTGGAGCGGTGTGGCGGTGGCGACGTGGCCGATGTATGCGGAGCAGCAGTTGAATGCGTTTCAGCTGGCGGTGGAGTTGGGAGTGGCGGTGGAGGTGTCGTTGGATTATAGTATGGTGGGGGCGGGGGAGGAGGAGTTGAGGGCGGAGAAGATTGAGGCGGGGATTAGAAAGTTAATGGAAGGTTCAGAGGAGATTAAGAAGGCAGTGATGGTTAAGAGTGAGGAAAGTAAGAAGGCAACAATGGAGGATGGATCTTCTTTTAATGATCTTAATCGTTTTATCAATCATGTGTTCCATAATATTAATACCCATTGA